GTGACCTCGAGCCCGCACAGTTCGAACGCGCCGGTGAGATCGCCGCGACGCTCGCGAGCGGCGTCCCCGGTACGGGCCTGTTCGACCGCGTCGACTATCTGAACGTCAACGTGCCGCGTCCGGATAGAGAGCCGAGCGGCTTCGAACTCACCCGTCCGACCGAGGTGTACGAGATGGATGCCACCCTCGAGAACGGCCGGTTCCAGTTGACCAACCGGCTCTGGCAGCAGATGGCGAACCGGGACATCCCCGATCCAGACGATACGGACCGCCACGCGCTGCTCGAGGGGAAGGTCTCGGTGTCCCCGATGACGGTCCCCTACGACGTCGTGGACACGGAGCCGGTTCGGAACATCCTCGAGCGGATTCTATAGCGGTAGGTTGCGTTTGCTACGTGTGCGAGCGCACGAAGGGATCTCACGTGAGGAGGGTAGTGACTGGGGCGATCGCGTTACTCCGGCGATTGGCTCGTCTCGGTTTGTAGACCGAAGTCGCTCGGCGTGGCCGCTTCAACGGCAGGGAGCCGTCGAAGCCGTGGACGCAGGAGGACGTAGACGGCTGTAAAACCGAAGCCGCTAGCGGCCAGTGCCATGGTTGTCGTTGTTCCCACGGACTCGGCGACGATGCCGCCGACAAGTGAACCCAGCGGAAGCGTCGCCCCCGAGGCAGTGCCCTTCGTCGCGGAGACTCGACCGAGCAGGTCCGGCGGGAACACCCGCTGATTCAGGGTCGACGTAAGTACGCCTGAAACGCCAGCAGGAACCCATGCGAGACCGAACAAGACGATCGTGAGCGCCGCCGATGGTGCGAACACCGCCGCGATCCAGAAACACGCACCCAACCCGTGCGAAATGAGTACTGTCCCATAGGGAATGCCTTCGACGTACGGGCCGACGACCGATCCGATGAGGCGGCCAATGCCAAGCGCTCCCAGCAGCAAGCCGTAGGCCGCGGCTCCGCCGAGACCGTCGCCGAACGCCGGGAGAATCGCCAGCGTGACCCCGATCGTGAAGTTTGCGACGGCGGTTGTCAGCATCAGTTCGATGAAGACAGTCCCCCGGAGGATATCAACACCGGCCCGTAGATCTGATCCGTACGATCGGAGTACGGATTCGACGGTCGGTTCGGATTCGTTGGTTCCCTCCGTCTTGTCCGAATTCACGGGAGTCCCCAGCGTGATACCGGCGAATAGTACCGCAGCGGCGGCGAAGGTGAGCGAGTCGGCGAGGAATAGCGCCGTCACCCCGAAGACGGCGATGAAACCGCCTCCGAGCGCATCGAATACCATATCCAGTCCGAGCGTCACCGTCGCTAAGGCGGAGTTGGCCCCGGAGAGTCGGTCGTCATCGACGATACGAGGGAGGAGTGCGGACTCCATCGGTGCCATTAGCAGCGTTGCGAGCATGAGAACCGGAGCGACGGCGAACAACACGCCGACGCGTAGCTGTCCGGTTACCGCTGTGAGCGGCAGGACGAGTACGACAATGCCCTGGATCACCTGCGATCCGACGAGGATGGATCTGAGCGGCAGGCGGTCGACGAGTGGCCCGGCGAATACTTGCAACAGCCACGGGAGCAGCAGTATCGCGTTCAGAGCGCCAGTGACGAGACTCGAGCCGCTTAGCTCGAACGCGAGCCAGAGGACGGCTACCGTGTAGAGGCTATCGCCAGCGTTCGTCACGAACTGTCCGGCAAAGAAGCGCCGGAAGTCACGGTTCCTACACAGCGAGCGCTCGGTGGCGGCGGTCATTGCGTCCCACCCCCGGGGAGCGTCAGCGAGTCTCCGGGTGGTGCGAGTGAACGGTTCGACTCCGGTTCGAACGTGAGTACGTGGTCGTGTGAGCCCCGGCAGTAGACCGGAAACTCGGCGGATGTCGGCATGTGCGTGTGCGTAGTCGAGAGGAAGTGCGTCTACCGAGGAGGTAGCGAAACGAGCCCGAATGCTGCAGCTATCGGGCCCGTCCAGAAGCCGGAGGCGAACGGGGGTTGAACACCGGGCGAACCGCAAGCCGGCAGGTCATAAACGAACTATCACTACCGTTCGTAGTGTCGGTTAAATATGTTTTGGTACGTGCCTTTCTTTGGATTTGACA
The genomic region above belongs to Natronorubrum halophilum and contains:
- a CDS encoding MFS transporter, with the translated sequence MTAATERSLCRNRDFRRFFAGQFVTNAGDSLYTVAVLWLAFELSGSSLVTGALNAILLLPWLLQVFAGPLVDRLPLRSILVGSQVIQGIVVLVLPLTAVTGQLRVGVLFAVAPVLMLATLLMAPMESALLPRIVDDDRLSGANSALATVTLGLDMVFDALGGGFIAVFGVTALFLADSLTFAAAAVLFAGITLGTPVNSDKTEGTNESEPTVESVLRSYGSDLRAGVDILRGTVFIELMLTTAVANFTIGVTLAILPAFGDGLGGAAAYGLLLGALGIGRLIGSVVGPYVEGIPYGTVLISHGLGACFWIAAVFAPSAALTIVLFGLAWVPAGVSGVLTSTLNQRVFPPDLLGRVSATKGTASGATLPLGSLVGGIVAESVGTTTTMALAASGFGFTAVYVLLRPRLRRLPAVEAATPSDFGLQTETSQSPE